Proteins encoded together in one Paracoccus sp. SMMA_5_TC window:
- a CDS encoding LysE family translocator, with protein MTYQVLLALAGFAFATSITPGPNNIMLMTSGANFGLRRSLPHLLGVALGFGAMVALLGLGVDRLIAQSPALAQTMKWVSMAYVLWLAWKIAHASAPTAGRVAARPMSFWAACAFQWVNPKAWMMALGALSAYAASAGGAWVVALVFTLVNLPSVTVWTVLGQGLRGVLQQPARLRLFNRSMAVLLVLSMLPVLTH; from the coding sequence ATGACCTATCAGGTGCTGCTGGCGCTGGCGGGATTCGCCTTTGCCACCTCGATCACGCCGGGGCCGAACAATATCATGCTGATGACCTCGGGCGCCAATTTCGGCCTGCGGCGCAGCCTGCCGCATCTGCTGGGCGTCGCGCTGGGCTTTGGGGCGATGGTGGCACTGCTGGGACTGGGTGTCGATCGGCTGATCGCGCAATCGCCGGCCCTGGCGCAGACAATGAAATGGGTCAGCATGGCCTATGTGCTGTGGCTGGCGTGGAAGATCGCGCATGCTTCCGCCCCCACAGCCGGGCGCGTCGCCGCGCGGCCGATGAGCTTCTGGGCGGCCTGCGCCTTTCAATGGGTCAATCCCAAGGCCTGGATGATGGCGCTGGGGGCGCTGTCGGCCTATGCTGCCAGCGCGGGCGGGGCCTGGGTGGTGGCGCTGGTCTTTACCCTGGTCAACCTGCCTTCGGTCACGGTCTGGACGGTGCTGGGGCAGGGGCTGCGCGGCGTGCTGCAACAGCCGGCGCGACTGCGGCTGTTCAATCGCAGCATGGCTGTGTTGCTGGTGCTGTCGATGTTGCCGGTGCTGACCCATTAG
- the hemE gene encoding uroporphyrinogen decarboxylase produces the protein MSEKTILRALKGERLPVPPVWMMRQAGRYLPEYRATRAQAGDFLSLCYTPELAAEVTLQPIRRYGFDAAILFADILLLPQALGAKLWFVTGEGPRLSTITDAAGVAALKPVEAIHDTLNPVYETLRILSRELPRETTLIGFAGAPWTVATYMIAGRGTPDQGPAHAFKAADRAAFSALIDRITQGTIEYLSAQIEAGAEVVKLFDSWAGSLKGADFDDFAIAPARRIIKALKSRHPGIPIIAFPREAGARYAGFARATGADCVALDNSVAAEWAAANVQCDGCVQGNLDPRLLVTGGPRLQAETRRIVQAFSGGPHIFNLGHGITPDADPDNVHRMLAAIRG, from the coding sequence ATGTCCGAAAAAACCATCCTGCGCGCGCTGAAGGGCGAGCGTCTGCCCGTTCCCCCTGTGTGGATGATGCGCCAGGCGGGGCGCTATCTGCCCGAATATCGTGCGACCCGCGCCCAGGCAGGCGACTTCCTGTCGCTGTGCTACACGCCCGAACTGGCGGCCGAGGTGACGCTGCAACCGATCCGCCGCTATGGTTTCGACGCGGCGATCCTGTTTGCCGACATCCTGCTGCTGCCCCAGGCACTGGGTGCCAAGCTGTGGTTCGTTACCGGCGAGGGGCCGCGCCTGTCGACCATCACCGATGCCGCCGGCGTGGCGGCGCTGAAACCGGTCGAGGCGATTCACGACACCCTCAATCCCGTTTATGAAACCCTGCGCATCCTGTCGCGCGAATTGCCGCGCGAAACCACGCTGATCGGTTTTGCCGGCGCGCCCTGGACAGTGGCGACCTATATGATCGCCGGGCGCGGCACGCCCGATCAAGGCCCCGCACATGCCTTCAAGGCCGCCGACCGCGCCGCCTTTTCGGCGCTGATCGACCGCATAACCCAGGGCACCATCGAATACCTGTCAGCCCAGATCGAGGCCGGCGCCGAGGTGGTGAAACTGTTCGACAGCTGGGCCGGCTCGCTCAAGGGCGCGGATTTCGACGATTTCGCCATCGCCCCCGCGCGCCGCATCATCAAGGCGCTGAAGTCGCGCCACCCCGGCATCCCGATCATCGCCTTCCCGCGCGAGGCGGGCGCGCGCTACGCCGGATTTGCCCGCGCAACCGGCGCGGATTGCGTGGCGCTGGACAATTCCGTCGCTGCCGAATGGGCAGCGGCCAATGTCCAGTGCGACGGCTGCGTCCAGGGCAATCTGGACCCGCGCCTGCTGGTGACCGGCGGCCCCCGGCTTCAGGCCGAAACGCGCCGCATCGTGCAGGCGTTTTCGGGTGGCCCGCACATCTTCAACCTGGGCCACGGCATCACCCCCGATGCCGATCCCGACAACGTGCATCGCATGCTGGCCGCCATTCGCGGCTAG
- a CDS encoding Lrp/AsnC family transcriptional regulator → MPNQQLAAAVGLSPSACLRRVQDLERRGLIQGYRAVLSPAARQAGFTAYVTVGLSRHSNEAQKAFERACIAAPQVRECHNITGSVEYLLRVEVPDLDAYRRFHIEVLGAFPQIATITTHVVMDSPKDERG, encoded by the coding sequence ATGCCGAATCAACAGCTGGCGGCGGCGGTGGGGCTGTCGCCCTCGGCCTGCCTGCGAAGGGTGCAGGACCTGGAACGGCGCGGGCTGATCCAGGGCTATCGCGCCGTCCTGTCGCCGGCGGCGCGGCAGGCGGGCTTTACCGCCTATGTCACCGTCGGCCTGTCGCGCCATTCCAACGAGGCGCAGAAGGCCTTCGAGCGCGCCTGCATCGCCGCGCCGCAGGTGCGCGAATGTCATAACATCACCGGGTCGGTGGAATATCTGCTGCGCGTCGAAGTGCCCGATCTTGACGCCTATCGCCGCTTTCACATCGAGGTGCTGGGCGCATTCCCCCAGATCGCCACCATCACCACCCATGTGGTGATGGATTCACCAAAGGACGAGCGCGGCTGA